From Candidatus Amoebophilus asiaticus 5a2, the proteins below share one genomic window:
- a CDS encoding CvpA family protein, which produces MKSLDILLSVLLIWGAYSGFRRGFVLEIFSLGAFFLATIGSIKLMDYFAGFLKKCNGNLGSLAPYLAFVLIFLGIVVAITLVGKLFKYLISMTLLGWVDRLMGAILGIFKWAFFVSTFVWVADLLHFNLPGEYLSDTYILPIIKPFAPRFLGWLPSWLPTLQEWFKKFSETTNNLMGC; this is translated from the coding sequence TTGAAATCGTTAGATATACTTTTGTCAGTTTTACTTATATGGGGAGCTTATAGTGGGTTCAGAAGGGGATTTGTATTAGAAATATTTTCTTTAGGAGCATTCTTTCTAGCTACTATTGGGAGTATTAAATTGATGGATTATTTCGCTGGTTTTCTAAAGAAATGTAATGGTAATTTAGGAAGTCTTGCTCCGTATCTTGCTTTTGTATTAATATTTTTAGGTATTGTAGTGGCCATAACGCTTGTTGGTAAGCTTTTTAAATACTTGATCAGTATGACATTACTGGGTTGGGTGGACAGGCTAATGGGCGCTATATTGGGTATTTTTAAATGGGCTTTTTTTGTAAGTACTTTTGTATGGGTAGCTGACTTATTACATTTTAATTTACCGGGCGAGTATTTAAGTGATACATATATTCTTCCTATTATCAAACCATTTGCCCCACGCTTTTTAGGTTGGTTACCTAGCTGGCTGCCTACATTACAAGAATGGTTTAAAAAGTTTAGTGAAACCACTAACAATTTAATGGGATGTTAG
- a CDS encoding alpha/beta fold hydrolase → MDLTVRKESGFSYIEEGQGEILLLLHGLFGALSNWGHVVAYFSKSYRVIIPLIPIYEMPLKKANMDGLVEFIDTFIQSKKLEKFTLVGNSLGGHIALIYTLENPAKVSRLILTGSSGLYENTMGASFIKRNNYNYIAERVRYTFYDPEIVTEEYINEVFNLVQDSNRVLRIVAIAKSAQRHNLADRLPEIKINTLLIWGLNDTITPPLVAHEFNTLIPNSFLQFIDKCCHAPMMEHPDKFNQIMNQFLIAKT, encoded by the coding sequence ATGGATCTAACGGTTAGGAAGGAGAGTGGCTTTAGTTATATTGAAGAAGGCCAAGGAGAAATACTTTTGCTTTTACATGGCCTTTTTGGTGCCTTAAGCAACTGGGGTCATGTTGTAGCATATTTTTCTAAAAGTTATAGGGTTATTATTCCTCTAATCCCTATCTATGAAATGCCTTTAAAGAAGGCAAATATGGATGGGTTAGTAGAATTTATAGATACATTTATTCAAAGTAAAAAGCTTGAAAAATTTACGCTAGTAGGCAACTCATTAGGCGGACATATTGCTCTCATCTATACTTTGGAAAATCCCGCTAAAGTTTCTAGACTAATACTTACAGGTAGTTCAGGGTTATATGAGAATACAATGGGAGCTTCTTTTATTAAAAGGAACAATTATAACTATATAGCAGAACGAGTAAGGTATACTTTCTATGACCCTGAAATAGTTACAGAAGAATATATTAATGAAGTTTTTAATCTAGTGCAAGATAGTAATAGGGTTCTTCGGATAGTTGCAATTGCCAAGTCTGCACAACGCCATAACTTGGCTGATAGGCTCCCTGAAATTAAAATCAATACACTATTGATCTGGGGACTAAATGATACTATTACACCTCCCTTAGTAGCACACGAGTTTAATACCTTAATACCTAATAGTTTTTTACAGTTTATCGATAAGTGTTGCCACGCACCTATGATGGAGCATCCAGATAAATTCAATCAGATTATGAACCAATTTCTAATAGCTAAAACTTAA